One segment of Thermodesulfovibrio sp. 3907-1M DNA contains the following:
- a CDS encoding pilus assembly protein PilP has protein sequence MGRKRILIITGALVLLAVLLIAGYFLLNKEETKQTVTKTPKKQPVQINQPEIVFPTYNYDAQQLRDPFAPLIVKREARKKGASPLETYEIEELKLTGIAKDKKGSLALLQAPDGRFYIVRENDRIGYSGGKVIKILNDSIEIRENNKVKYLKLKTEEDR, from the coding sequence ATGGGAAGAAAAAGGATTTTAATTATTACTGGAGCATTGGTATTATTAGCAGTTTTGCTGATAGCTGGGTATTTCTTGCTTAACAAAGAGGAAACCAAACAGACAGTCACAAAAACTCCAAAAAAACAACCAGTTCAGATAAATCAACCTGAGATTGTATTCCCCACATACAACTATGATGCTCAACAACTAAGAGATCCATTCGCACCACTGATTGTAAAAAGAGAGGCAAGAAAAAAAGGTGCCTCACCTCTTGAGACTTACGAGATAGAAGAACTTAAACTTACTGGAATTGCTAAGGATAAAAAAGGCTCTTTAGCACTCCTTCAGGCACCTGATGGAAGATTTTATATTGTGAGGGAAAACGATAGAATAGGATATAGCGGAGGAAAAGTAATTAAAATTCTAAATGACAGCATTGAAATCAGAGAGAACAACAAAGTTAAATATTTAAAACTCAAGACGGAGGAAGACAGATGA